The nucleotide sequence ATCTTTAGGAAAAATGATCTCCTTAGCGTCAGCATTCACATTAGGATTATAGAATAACTGCATAGAATTAAATTTTTAAACGAGCGGTAGCGGTTACAGAAAGGTCTGAGAAATCTTTATTTAAATATTTATAATAACCAACAATACCAATCATTGCTGCATTGTCTGTAGTGTATTCAAATTTAGGAACATAGGTTTTCCAGCCATATTTTTGTTCAGCTGCTTTTAGCGCATTTCTAATTCCACTATTAGCAGATACTCCTCCGCCAATGGCAATTTGATTGATTCCGGTTTGCTTTACTGCCTTTTTCAGTTTATCCATTAGTATTTCTACAATAGTATATTGAATAGAGGCGCAAATATCATTCATATTATCTTGAATGAAATTAGGATTATCTTTCACCTGCTTTTGAATAAAATATAGAACCCCTGTTTTTAGTCCGCTAAAGCTAAAATCAAGATCTCCAACTTTAGGTTTTGTGAACTTATAAGCTTTAGGATTTCCTAGTTTAGCATTTTTATCTACCAAAGGACCTCCAGGATACGGCAGCCCTAAGATCTTTGCACTCTTATCAAAAGCTTCTCCCACCGCATCATCTATAGTTTGGCCAATAACTTCCATTTCAAAATAGTTAGAAACTTTAACTATTTGAGTATGTCCACCACTAATGGTCATTGCTAAAAATGGGAAGGTTGGTATATCAAAGCCTTCCTCTTTAATAAAATGAGCCAAAATATGGGCTTGCATATGGTTAACTTCAATAAGTGGTATATCTAAGCCCATAGATAAAGACTTTGCAAAGGAAGTTCCTACTAAAAGTGAACCCATAAGACCAGGACCTTTTGTAAAAGCGATTGCAGATATGTCTTTTTTGTCGATATTTGCTTGAGAAATAGCCTCATGAATTACCGGCACAATATTTTGTTGGTGAGCTCTAGATGCTAATTCTGGCACCACGCCTCCATATTTTTGATGTACTTCTTGAGTAGCTACAATATTTGATAATAAGGTATCGTTTTTTAATACCGCAGCGGCGGTATCATCACAAGAAGATTCTATTGCTAAAATGTAAATATTTTGGGAAGCCATTATGAAAAAAAGGGCGTATAAATAGTTAATATTGTTCACAAAGTTATAACATTAAAGCGTATCAAAAAATTCTGGAAAATACTAATTAGAACAGTCGCTGCACTGCTTTTGTTTTTCGTGTTTTTATTGATTTTATTTTCCGTGCCCGCTGTGCAAACATCGGTGGCAAAAAGGTTAACAAATTCTCTTCAGAAAAACTCTAACGTGGTGGTTTCTGTAGGAAGGGTAAGTCTGTCTTATTTCGGTAAAGTAAAACTGAACGAGATTTACGTAGAAGATCATCACCAAGATACACTCTTAAACATTCAGGAGTTACGAACTTCAATTCTGGGTATTTCCAATATTATTAATAATAATCCTAATCTAGGTGCTACCACTGCTAAGGGTTTCACTTTAAAGATGAGACGGTATAAAGGTGAAGATCAGGATAATGTGAGTGTACTTCTAGAAAAACTAAAAACAGAACCATCGGGAGACCCTAAAAGCTTTGAGCTCTTAATTAATACTATTAGCATTGAAGATGGGTATTATAGTTTTGTAGATGAAAATAATCAAAATCCGGAGATCGTACGTTTACGAGAGCTTCAAATAGATGCAGAAGAACTGCATATTTTAGATAGCGATGTAAGTGTAAAGATAAATTCACTAAAAGCTAAAGAAGGACGAGGCTTTGACATTCAGAAGTTAGCCACCAATTTTTCTTACAGCCCTACAAGAATGCAGCTTAAAGACTTAGAGCTTATTACGCCTTATTCTAATGTAGAAGGTGAGATAACAATGAACTATGTTCTAGAAGATTTTTCAGATTTTCTGAATAAAGTTAATTTTGATGCCCAATTTAATCAATCTGAAATCTCTACAATAGATCTTCAAAACTTCTATCCTCCCTTTGGCGATAATCAAGACCTAAATATCACCACTCATTTTAAAGGAACTTTAAATGATTTTGTTTTAGAAGACGTTGAACTTACCGGTATGGATAGAAGTAGGTTGGTAGGGGAAGTTGCCTTTAAAGGGGCCTTTACTCCAGAAGATTTTAAAATTACGGGAGATCTAAACGATCTTACTTCCAATTATTATGATCTCGTAAACCTACTTCCGGGTATCTTAAAAGATAAACTTCCGGCTTCTTTAACAGAGTTTGGAAACTTAAGTGTAAAGGGGAAAACTACGGTTACCAAGAATTCTTTAGATGCCAATATTTTTGTAAATACGCAACTAGGATCTGTGAAAGCAGATATGATTTTGAGAAATTTTGATAATTCTAATCAGACCACCTATAAAGGCAATTTAGTATTCAATGAATTCAATATAGGAAGATTATTAGATCAGAAAACATTAGGTAAAGCCAGTTTAGATTTAAATATAGACGGTAAAGGTTTTACTTCAGAAAGTTTAAATACCAAAGTAAGAGGAAGGATCTCCAAAATAAATTATAACAATTATAACTATACCAATATTCTGGTACTGGGAACTGTTAGGAATTCTATTTATAATGGAAGTTTGGTATCTCAAGACCCAAATCTTAAGATGGAATTTAATGGATTGGTAGATATATCTGGTAAAGATGATGTGTATGATTTTGAAGCATCTGTAGGCTATGCAGATCTTAATAAACTTAATTTCATAAAAAGAGACAGCATTTCGATATTTAAAGGAGATGTTATCATGAATATGAAAGGAACTAACATTGATAACGTTTCTGGTAATATTTTGCTAATAAACACTTCCTATAACAATCAAAATGATCTGTATTATTTTGACGATCTAAGTGTAACTTCTAGTTTTGATTCTACCAATGTTAGAACCATTGCGGTGAATTCTCCAGATGTAATAAACGGAGAAGTAACAGGAAACTTCAAAATTTCTGAAGTTCCTGCGCTTATTGAAAATTCTATAGGTAGTATCTATACCAATTATCGTCCAAATACCATTACAAATAATCAGTATATGGAATTTGACTTCAATATTTATAATAAGATAGTAGAGGTTTTTTATCCTGAAATTACGTTAGCTCCAAATACATTTATTCGGGGTAGAGTAGAGTCTGATGAGTCTGAATTTAAGCTCACATTTAGATCTCCAAAGATAGAAGCCTTCGGAAATATGATGAAAGATATTAATGTGCAGGTAGATAATACCAACCCTATCTATAATACATTCGTAGAGGCAGATAGTGTTTCTACAGAATATTATAATTTTTCAGAATTTAGCTTAATTAACGTTACTCTTAGAGATACTTTATTTATAAGGTCTGAATTTCAGGGAGGTAAATCTAATGATGATGTTTTTAATTTAAACTTTTTTCATACCATAAATGAGAATAACAAATCTGTAGTAGGTATTCAGAAATCTGATGTAAAATTTAAAGACAATGTTTGGTTCCTTAATGAAACAAATAATAAGAATAATAAGATCGTTTTTGACAATAGTTTTAATGATCTGGTAATAGACTCTTTGGTATTAAGCCATAAGAATGAACTCATTAAAATGAGCGGATCTTTGAGGGATACAACCTATAAAGATTTTAGAATAGAATTTGAAGATGTAGATATAGGCAAGATCACTCCAGATATAGACAGTTTAGATATTGCGGGAACTCTTAATGGGAAATTGCATTTACTTCAGGAAAAAGGTGCCTATTTTCCTAACACGGGCTTAAAGATCGACAGCTTAACAGTTAACGAGACGCTTTTGGGGAACTTAAGATTAAATGTAGATGGTAATGAGAATCTAACCTATTATAACGTAGACGCCACCCTTAAAAATCAAGGGTTTGAATCTTTAAATGCGAAAGGTGGAATAGATGTAGGTAGAAATAATCCAACCATAGATCTAGACGTTGCTTTAAGGGATTTCAATCTGGTTGCTTTTAGTCCGTTAGGAGGAGAAGCTATAGATAATATTAGAGGTTTGGTTACAGGGGATGCCAAAGTTACGGGTAGTTACAAAAACCCAGATATTACAGGAAAATTAAACCTTGCAAATGCAGGATTTAGAATTCCTTATCTCAATGTAGATTTTGACCTTAAAGATGATGCAGTTATAAATCTAACCAAACAGCAGTTCAATTTTGATAAAATTGATATGGTAGATGTTAAGTATAAGACGGAAGGAGTTTTAGACGGTAACATTTCTCATAAGAATTTTAGAAAATGGTTTTTAGACCTTACTATAAATAGTGATAGAATTGTGGTTTTAGATACCAAAGCAGAAGAAGATGCCCTGTATTATGGTACTGCCTATATAGACGGATTTGCTAGTATAGTAGGACCTACAGATGAACTTGTTATAGATGTAAATGCCTCTACAGCTAAGGGAACGCTTTTTAAGATCCCGCTTAGCACCAAGGAATCTATTGGAGATAATTCTTATATACATTTTTTAAGTCCGGAGGAGAAGGCAAATAGATTAGCAGGTAGAGAGTTAGAGATCCCAGATGTAAAGGGATTAGAACTAAATTTCGATCTAGATGTTACTAATGAGGCAGAAGTTGAAGTGGTGATAGATCAAACAAGTGGAAGCACGCTTAGAGGTAGAGGTGCAGGTAACCTTTTGATAGAGATCAATACCAAGGGTAAATTTAATATGTGGGGCGACTTTGTAGTCTATAAAGGTGTATATAACTTTAAATATGCTGGACTGGTACAAAAAGCATTTCAAGTTAAATCTGGAAGTAGCATAAACTGGGATGGTAACCCTACGCAGGCAGATCTCGATGTGAGTGCTATTTATGAAGTAGATGCAAATCCTGCTGTATTATTAGAAAACCCTTCAATAAATAGAAAGATCCCGGTAGAAGTGATCATACTTTTACAAGGGCAGATCGCACAACCAGATATAACATTTAATGTTCAGTTTCCAAATGCGAGTTCTGCAGTAAGATCAGAATTAGAATACAGAATGAATGATCGCGCCAGTAGAGAATTGCAAGCTTTGTTCTTAGTAACTCAAGGTTCCTTCTATAGTGAGTTTGCTATTGGACAGAATGCCATTACTGGAACTCTTGTAGAAAGAGCTTCTAGTTTAGTAAATGATATTTTTGCAGATGAAGATGGAAAATTTCAGGTGGGTGTAAACTACGTTCAGGGAGATAGAACTCCAGATCAACAAACGGTAGATAGATTTGGTCTTACACTGTCTACTCAAATTAGTAATAGAGTGCTAATAAACGGACAAGTAGGTATTCCGGTTGGTGGTGTTACAGAATCTGTGGTTGTTGGAGATGTAGAAATAGAATTCTTGCTTAATGAAGATGGGAGTTTAAGAGCAAAAGTTTTTAATAGGGAAAATAATATTCAGTATATAGGAGAAGAAATAGGTTTTACACAAGGTGTTGGTCTTTCTTACTCTGTAGATTTCGATACCTTTAAAGAATTGATCAGAAAGATCTTAAATAAAGAAATAGCTAAATCTTCCGAAGAAAAAGAGCAGGAAGAGTCTGCGAAATCATTAGCTCCAGATTATATAGTTTTCCCAAAACAATAGAGTTTTTTTAATTTGCTTTACGTTAAATTTGTATGAAACTCTTTAATATCAACTATAATTATTACTAATACTTTGTAATTTTAATATATAATTTTTAAAAAATGTCAAAAAAGATCAAACGTATTGGTGTAATGACTTCCGGCGGAGATTCTCCTGGAATGAATGCCGCTATTAGAGCTGTTGTTAGAGCTTGTGCTTATTATGATACAGAATGTGTTGGATTCTATAGAGGATTTCAAGGAATGATTGAAGGAGATTATGAAATTTTAGATGCCCGAAGTGTTAGGAATATTATTACCCGTGGAGGAACAATTCTGAAATCTGCTAGATCAAAAGAATTTTTAACCCCAGAAGGAAGACAGAAAGCTGCAGATAATCTTATTGAAGCAGAAGTAGACGCTATGGTTCTAATTGGTGGTGATGGAACCTTTAGAGGAGGAAAGGTATTTAGTGAGGAACATAATATCTCTATTATTGGTGTTCCGGGAACTATAGATAATGACATTTATGGAACTCAATTTACGATTGGGTATGATACTGCATTAAATACAGTAGTTGAGGCTATTGATAAGATACGAGATACCGCAAGCTCTCACAATAGATTATTCTTTGTAGAAGTTATGGGGAGAGATGCCGGGTTTATAGCGTTAAATAGCGGAATTGGAGCAGGAGCCGAAGAAATTTTGATTCCTGAAGAAGACCTGGGATTAGAGCGATTATTAGATTCTTTAGAGCGAAGCAGAAGATCTGGAAAGACTTCGAGCATTGTAGTAGTTTCTGAAGGTGATAAAATTGGAAAAAACGTTTTTGAACTTGCAGAATATTTTAAGCAAAGCAATTTAGATTATGATGCAAAGGTTACCGTTTTGGGTCATATTCAAAGAGGAGGGAGCCCATCTTGTTTTGATAGAGTACTTGCAAGTAGATTATGCGTAAAAGCAGTAGAATTGATATTGGATGGAAAAAGTGATTTGATGGTTGGCTTGGTTAATAATAAAGTAGAATCTTGTAGTTTAGAAAAAGCTTTGAAAAGTAAACACGATATAAATAAAGAACTACTCAGAATTTCTGATATTTTATCTACTTAATTATGACAATAGCAAATTGCCCATAATGGGAAGAAAGCAGAAATGGTACAATTCTTAAACTAAAAAAAGAATGTGCATTACGTGCCAAAAGTTTAAAATCTGGTAGCTACAGGAACCATAGGAGCTAAGGCGGAAGCTGCAGGTTTTGAAGTGGAAAAGTTACTTTCCGGTCTTATAGGAGGAGTTGCGCAAATAGCATCTAGAGTTGCAGACTGGTAAATAGACATGGTGATCTTTTTTAGAGATCCATTAGATAAGCATCCTCATGAACCCGATATTTTTATGCTCATGAGGTTATGTGATTTTCATATTATACCTATTGCTACAAATCCTGCTACAGTAACATTATTGTTAACGGCTATTTAACAGCAATAGCACTAATTTCTACATTTACAAATTTTGGTAAATTAGCTACTTCAACCGTTTCTCTGGCAGGAGCAGTTTCAGCATTAAAATAGTTGGCATAAACTTCGTTTATTTGAGCAAAATTATTCATGTCGCTTATAAAAATTGAAGTTTTAATCACATTGTCAAAGGTCATTCCTGCTTCGGTTAGAATAGCTTTCAAATTTTCCATGACTAAAGCAGTTTCTTCTTTAATGTTACCTAGCTTAAGTTCTCCTGTATTAGGATCTAAAGCGATTTGCCCAGATGTATAAAGCATGTTTCCGGAAAGTACCGCTTGGTTATAAGGGCCAATAGGAGCAGGGGCATTAGAGGTATTAATTATCTTTTTCATAATATTATTTTTTGGTGTATGTAGCTATATTATTTTAAGATGAAGAATCACTATAATCTTCTATCCGGTTCACGTCGTTTATCATATTTAATATCGCTAAGAATAGAAGATTTAATTCCAATAAAGAAATACCAAGAGCTTCTTTCACTAAAGGGAACCCAGTTAAAGCTCATTCTCCAACTATCTAAATCTCGTTGAAATCTTAACTGAGTATAAGTAAAGCCACCGTCTTTTATATCAAACCCGGAAGAACCTCCTACAACCCATTTTGGAGATAACTCAACATCTCCAGAAAACATGATGGAATGAGAAGTGATTTCGCTTTCTCTAGTCCTGTTACTATAAGTCATGGTATAAGCTAAAGTAAGGTTCCATGGAATATCATAATTGTACCAAGTGTTATTAGAAGATTCATCTCCATCTTTAGCAAATACATCCTCTTCTTCATCATAGAATCTACCATCTAGATCTGTTCCTT is from Gillisia sp. Hel1_33_143 and encodes:
- the tsaD gene encoding tRNA (adenosine(37)-N6)-threonylcarbamoyltransferase complex transferase subunit TsaD, with amino-acid sequence MASQNIYILAIESSCDDTAAAVLKNDTLLSNIVATQEVHQKYGGVVPELASRAHQQNIVPVIHEAISQANIDKKDISAIAFTKGPGLMGSLLVGTSFAKSLSMGLDIPLIEVNHMQAHILAHFIKEEGFDIPTFPFLAMTISGGHTQIVKVSNYFEMEVIGQTIDDAVGEAFDKSAKILGLPYPGGPLVDKNAKLGNPKAYKFTKPKVGDLDFSFSGLKTGVLYFIQKQVKDNPNFIQDNMNDICASIQYTIVEILMDKLKKAVKQTGINQIAIGGGVSANSGIRNALKAAEQKYGWKTYVPKFEYTTDNAAMIGIVGYYKYLNKDFSDLSVTATARLKI
- a CDS encoding translocation/assembly module TamB domain-containing protein, producing MAKRLTNSLQKNSNVVVSVGRVSLSYFGKVKLNEIYVEDHHQDTLLNIQELRTSILGISNIINNNPNLGATTAKGFTLKMRRYKGEDQDNVSVLLEKLKTEPSGDPKSFELLINTISIEDGYYSFVDENNQNPEIVRLRELQIDAEELHILDSDVSVKINSLKAKEGRGFDIQKLATNFSYSPTRMQLKDLELITPYSNVEGEITMNYVLEDFSDFLNKVNFDAQFNQSEISTIDLQNFYPPFGDNQDLNITTHFKGTLNDFVLEDVELTGMDRSRLVGEVAFKGAFTPEDFKITGDLNDLTSNYYDLVNLLPGILKDKLPASLTEFGNLSVKGKTTVTKNSLDANIFVNTQLGSVKADMILRNFDNSNQTTYKGNLVFNEFNIGRLLDQKTLGKASLDLNIDGKGFTSESLNTKVRGRISKINYNNYNYTNILVLGTVRNSIYNGSLVSQDPNLKMEFNGLVDISGKDDVYDFEASVGYADLNKLNFIKRDSISIFKGDVIMNMKGTNIDNVSGNILLINTSYNNQNDLYYFDDLSVTSSFDSTNVRTIAVNSPDVINGEVTGNFKISEVPALIENSIGSIYTNYRPNTITNNQYMEFDFNIYNKIVEVFYPEITLAPNTFIRGRVESDESEFKLTFRSPKIEAFGNMMKDINVQVDNTNPIYNTFVEADSVSTEYYNFSEFSLINVTLRDTLFIRSEFQGGKSNDDVFNLNFFHTINENNKSVVGIQKSDVKFKDNVWFLNETNNKNNKIVFDNSFNDLVIDSLVLSHKNELIKMSGSLRDTTYKDFRIEFEDVDIGKITPDIDSLDIAGTLNGKLHLLQEKGAYFPNTGLKIDSLTVNETLLGNLRLNVDGNENLTYYNVDATLKNQGFESLNAKGGIDVGRNNPTIDLDVALRDFNLVAFSPLGGEAIDNIRGLVTGDAKVTGSYKNPDITGKLNLANAGFRIPYLNVDFDLKDDAVINLTKQQFNFDKIDMVDVKYKTEGVLDGNISHKNFRKWFLDLTINSDRIVVLDTKAEEDALYYGTAYIDGFASIVGPTDELVIDVNASTAKGTLFKIPLSTKESIGDNSYIHFLSPEEKANRLAGRELEIPDVKGLELNFDLDVTNEAEVEVVIDQTSGSTLRGRGAGNLLIEINTKGKFNMWGDFVVYKGVYNFKYAGLVQKAFQVKSGSSINWDGNPTQADLDVSAIYEVDANPAVLLENPSINRKIPVEVIILLQGQIAQPDITFNVQFPNASSAVRSELEYRMNDRASRELQALFLVTQGSFYSEFAIGQNAITGTLVERASSLVNDIFADEDGKFQVGVNYVQGDRTPDQQTVDRFGLTLSTQISNRVLINGQVGIPVGGVTESVVVGDVEIEFLLNEDGSLRAKVFNRENNIQYIGEEIGFTQGVGLSYSVDFDTFKELIRKILNKEIAKSSEEKEQEESAKSLAPDYIVFPKQ
- the pfkA gene encoding 6-phosphofructokinase, coding for MSKKIKRIGVMTSGGDSPGMNAAIRAVVRACAYYDTECVGFYRGFQGMIEGDYEILDARSVRNIITRGGTILKSARSKEFLTPEGRQKAADNLIEAEVDAMVLIGGDGTFRGGKVFSEEHNISIIGVPGTIDNDIYGTQFTIGYDTALNTVVEAIDKIRDTASSHNRLFFVEVMGRDAGFIALNSGIGAGAEEILIPEEDLGLERLLDSLERSRRSGKTSSIVVVSEGDKIGKNVFELAEYFKQSNLDYDAKVTVLGHIQRGGSPSCFDRVLASRLCVKAVELILDGKSDLMVGLVNNKVESCSLEKALKSKHDINKELLRISDILST
- a CDS encoding RidA family protein: MKKIINTSNAPAPIGPYNQAVLSGNMLYTSGQIALDPNTGELKLGNIKEETALVMENLKAILTEAGMTFDNVIKTSIFISDMNNFAQINEVYANYFNAETAPARETVEVANLPKFVNVEISAIAVK